AAGTGGACATATTTCCACCAAAAGCACTGAATTTGTTATTGTGGACTCTTTGAGATCAAATCCTGAATCCTGAAAGTGTATTGTGTCCTCATCATCTGCTGTCTCTACCCAGTTGAGTATGAAAAGGCTTAGAGATGTGGTGAGAAAACAGAGATACTTTTGATCAAAAATTGTTCTACATGCAGATCCTCTCATTTTAGTTGTCACGACAACTGGCTATCTAGCTGAAAGTTAATTATTTGGGATTGTAATAGCTTTGGTTTAGGCAGGGGAACTGAACATTTCCCCAGCTGATAAGGCTGTTAATACTCTGTCGGTGCCTACAGTAGCTGGGACCGATAATCATTTCTCCCGGCTTGCAGCAGCACTTGACATTTCATAGGATTCTTCCTGTGCTTTTTCCACCAGTGCATTATAAAAGCGTAAACCTCAACTCTAGATTAAACTTGTTTGATAGAATTGTAATTGCATACGTCTGTGTGCATGCAGTCTGTGTGTATTTCCCCATATATAATTCAAATGCTTTGTCACATCTGGAGTACTTGCTCCTGAACAGGTCAGAGTCAACAACATTATTTTCAAGTGTAGCCCCTTAAGGGTTTAGTAATCAACACCACAGTTCATCACTTCTATCAGTACTATCCTTCAAAACACACCTTCGTATGTATCAGCTACAATGCTGCCTCAAGAACCCTTAATCAACAGGATTTcagacacataaatacatatttctccCTAGATATTAGCCATGCTTTCCAAGGTCCTTGGCCTCAAGCTAGGGGTTGCATTCTCACACTGACAGTGTCAAAGCAGTCCGGGTGGAATAATGATGCAGAATCGGCATTGTGCCCTTCCATGCTTTTATAGGCGCAGAAATATTCAAGCCTTGCCTTAATTAATATGGCAAAATCCTCCTGCAGGGTTGTTTCCTGTGCCCTTTTGATTAGCCGTGGATTAACAGGACCTTTATGTTTTCCTCACTGCACCCGTGTTTTCAGCACAGGTTAGCTCCCCTATTACTAAACAAATGAATTAGTGCCTGGAAATGTGTCATGCATATTACCTTTCAGCAGGAGGCACATTGAGCCGGTCAACCATAAAGGAGCAGTGCAAAGAATACCATGCAAAAGCGCTTGTTTGCGTTTCTCTTTAAAGCTCTTTGTGATTTACTGTGAGGCTTGTTTATGCTTAGCCATGCAAATGTGAGTCTTACAGCAGCATATATCACACAccaattaaaatatatcaatagaAGTGGCACTTGGTGATTGGTCATTGTGTTAGTCACCCAGGAGCAAAGGACTAAGCATTGCCTTGGTGACTGCAGTCCTGtctcataaaacacaaacactaagtgacattaaaacaaagtacagGCCCTTGTCTCCAAAGTAAGAGTCACCTAGGAGATGTAGGTCAGAAAAAGCTATTTAAGTGTTCaaatttgtttctcttttgctttGACAACTGGACGTCCACGCATGGATTATGTTcgcaaactttttttaatcaaaattcCCTGTGATATCTTTTCATTCCGTTACCTTCCCCGTGGGTGTCCCTAGCATTAGccgtgtgtttttgtttacgTGTGTTGTAAACACTCCTGCATTGTTATTATGTATTGTGTTGTTCTGGTCTTTGGCTCTGTCAGCCACATCCTTGGAGACCAGGCATTTCCCTGATGTATAAGATGAAAGACCGAACAAAATGCCCCTCATTTGGTCCCAGTTGGTTAAGCGTGTTCTGATCACTGCCAAGGTCTGGATGAACATAAGCCACACAAAGGACCGTGCCTTCCAACCACACAAGCTcccaataaaaaaaggatttgccTCAGTTAAATGTCTTACACACTAACCCCCAAAGGAGAGACGTGTTGGTGGCGTTGCCGAGGACACACTAACAAACAACAATATCAACTTTCTCTGAATTGATCCCGGAGTTCAAAGCGTTTCATCCCTCACCATCCCGCACCTTAAAAACTTGTCATTAATTTGAGGCAAGCAGTCAAAGTTTATATCCGTTTCCCACCATTTCTctagaatgaaaaaataaaggaaatctaaacacaaaacatgagATGAAGGGTTTAAGGTTGAACCTATTACATTGACCTAAAAgggtttttatttcagttaaagtgaccaaatatatttttccattttatactCAACATATCAACTGTCATACGGGTGTGTTATACATCAGGATTTGATGGAACAACACATTTCAGGGAAGCTTTGAAAATCTTCCTCTCTACACCTCCAATAGTATTACTTCATCCTGTGATCCTTGCTGCACAGATATGCTTATCCACCTCAAAGCCTTCCACCTCATCTTTTATCCTCTGAAAGGTAACTCTTTGTATGTGATTGAACTATGTTAATTCAtaccttttttttgcataatagaCCTTTTATCTTTCTGCTTCACAGTGAAATTTCCTTCTTTGTTGGATTTTGTTGTTAATATATTATGATCTCACATTGTTTAATATTGCATTATTCTCTCATTTTCaacaatatatacagtaacTGAGAATTATTGTTCATACGAAACTAGTTCATTATACGgtgatatatagtatagtagGGCTTTTGCATGTTCTTCTCAATATTGAAATGGACTCTGTCATATTGTTAttctgttttctcctctcatcttttttgcacatttacatttttttcctgttttaccACCTTCACAGCgactttcttctttctttttgcttcttCCCTTTTATATCTGTCAGCTGGCTAAGTATCATATGTAGTTTAATAGAATGATTTGTTGTTATGGACTCATCTGTCACCAAAACTAAATGATGAAATGAGAGTGTGAGCGGCACTGTCTTGTCTGTTATGAATTATGCAGCGGGTCAGGGGCCGCTGTTTTGGTTACAGTCGACGGCACAAACACGGACCTCAGGTAGTACACTCATCAGTCCTGCTGTTTCTCACCATATGGAGTCAATGAACTGGGacacccctccacacacacacacacacacacacacacacacacacacacacacacacacacacacacacacacacacacacacacacacacacacacacacacacacacacacgcacactttaCATGTGCCTGCAGATACAAATTCATAGTAAGACAGTAGAAAGATGAAtagttgcattttattttgtccaaaattGTCATATTGACTCATTTAATTATTCAATTGTAAAatcatagatagatagatagatagatagatagatagatagatagatagatagatagatagatagatagatagatagatagatagatagatagatagatagatagatagatagatagatagatagatagatagatagatagatagatagatagatagatagatagatagatagatagattacCATAACCATTACCATAACAGAATAACCAGGGAAGAAAGACTCCAGAGCCTGTCCCCATCTTATGGTCACAAAGTGAAACTGCTGCCTGAGAAAAATAGaagaccaaaaaaataaaatagaagacaattatctaataaaaaaaaatagaaaaatctcTTACTGAATGAccttgataaaataataaaataaaagcacaaatcgGGCCTGTAGTGGTCaacatttcttcctttttttcacgACTATGAGTGTTTAATTGGATGAAACTATTCACAGACAAATTGAATTAGATGTTCCCGCCTCTGTGCAATTGAGATATCTGGTACAGCTGATGTGCCGTATAATGAATGCCTAATTTATGTAATTAGACCATTAAGCATAATCCGAGCATATGTTGTAAATGCCCTGAGGTCTTCTTCCAGGTACTCCCTCTGATGTCACCCAGAAACAACTAATGGGGCGGGCTGCTGCGAGGACTATAATCCCGCTGTTTGATCAAATAAacaccaaaaaataataatacattaaccATATTATGACATCGAACATTGAGATCATGCTTTTcttcagaggtttttttttctggtcaaAAGAAATGAACATTGAAGAAGGCAGCATGATGAAGATGGTCTTTAAATAGTGTGAAGGTCCCGTCATACAGGCTAAATTTGCTATTGAGGAGGTTATTGTGAGAGCCCTCTGTCTGCTAATTAATTGTCATTCTGCTGAATATTCATACCTTATCATGAGAGCGTCCTTAATTGCACCGTAAAACATCTCTGGGGGCTGAAATCACCACGGACTTAATTAGCAGCACAGGCCTATTGGTTGGGTTGGAGAGTCACAGTTTGCAGCAGACAACAAACTACACCTGCTTTCACTAAACGTGTGTTTTAACGCAGGGACCAGGTAACAAATCCCTTTAATTCTATATGTGcgtgacaaaaaaacagaaaaatgaagtAATTTAAACTCATAATTCAGTGGgattataaatgtttgttttaaaaagatgttGAATTTGTTCTAGCTTGtgatttgtgtatttataggtTGATTAGTGGCCTACATAAATATTACCTGCAGTCAGGAACCATCATGCTCTGTTAGAACATGAAATGGGAAagtaaaaatgactaaaaaaaacaattctgtaAATATAGACATACACTTACAAATAGTTGAAATAATAGTtgtgtgttaataataataatgtgtattattttatattaattcatATAATTTTCTAACTCGGGCTCATCccttgaataaatgttttcctttgtaATAACCTCATCTTTAAGTTTCTCTTAATCGTTCCCTGAAAGGCAGATCCCCCCCTCTCTGTAGGTCTGGGTGGCAGCATATCTCAACTCATTCAGTGTGACAATATTGTTTGGCTATCATTCGCTGCTTTAGGATGAATGGCATCGATCCTCTTTTAACAACATTTGTTTCCTATTGTGTCCGGAGGGCCAGCAGAGGAGGGCAGACGTGTGAAAGTGGCTGTTTGATTCTCTTTTTCATCCCCATGACCTCAGCTTTTGTGTCTCGTCACCCTGGGAATGTCACGCCTCACTACTCTACTTTAAGATGTTTCAGAAAGTGCTCTttgttttcactcctctttttttttgaaagctcACACAAAATTGTTCTTGGTCCCCCTCCTGCTATAAAGGATACTTCAGGCTGAGGCACGGTTCACAAGTGCAATGCAATTTGGCTTATCCCAACCTTTGTTCAGGTTTCTACAAATGACCAAACATAGTGCAGACTTGATCTACTGCTGCTTGAACTCAGGAGTTTGGgagcagctaaaaaaaaacccctATTCAGATTCAGAGTCATGGTGGTATTTTCAGTGTGTGCATTCGACGGGGACAAAAGGTCTACCAATATCCCATAACCCTGGAGCTCAAGAAGCCACCCcgtctgtgtgtgagaggaggggggaaaaaaaaaaagaaaaatagtctTACTGCTCCTCTGTGGCTCGGCTGGTTAATGCAAGAGTTGCGGGTTAACTTGCAAAGCACTAACTTGGGGTGGCCGggcaaacatgaacaaatacaaGTGACAGAGATCAGCCAtttatgtagaaaaacaaacaaaaaaataaaaataaagtgacgAATTATGCGTAAAAATTCCAAATACTCTCTGACATTGAAAGGAATTGCTCCAGTGTTTTTTAATAGCTCATAATCACATTTCACAATCACAATGTTGTGTAACATAACAAAGGCATTAATCTGAGTGATTCctaataactatatatatttttaaatggatgaatggatagGCTGGGTGTCAGAAGATGTTTGGTACTTGGCAGTgtgttgtcattattttattttatattttatttattgtttgagATGGGTGGAATGGGCCACTTCCTTTTGGACAAATCCCTTTCAGCTGAACATTAATGGGAAATGACAGGTGTTAAAAGGCACATGGAAGTTTTAGACTTGACACTAAACAAATTGACTTTTTcccaatttatatatatattttttttttagaaaaaaatgtaaagcctctcataatatttattttagttagcCAATTTATATGGAAAAGCCTTCTACCTTTTTGGTTTTTTGTTGTATTGATTCAGGGTTTGAGACTGTTAAACAGTGCTTAGGCAGCAGGGAGGACCTCTTAGTTTCTGGGTAAAAAGCACGGTGTCCCCTGCAATGCGATTCTTTTCGTAATCCGTCAGACTGGTGATGGGGTGCATTGTGGATTTATGGGGTGAAATTAACATAAATTATGAGCAAatctgcgtgtgcgtgtgtgtggtccCTGCATTGCAAACCCTCCAAGCGGAAAGGTGGCCCTGGCCAAAAGCTTGAATAGCAATAGCTCAAAATAGGCTTCCCATTTGGTTTTCACATTCATATAATTGACTTATGGatattttatacagttttcACCACACCATCCTGAAGGgtttatttgcatttctgaAGTACTTTTTGAATCTTCTTTACATAAACACAATGGACCTGACTGGCTCATGAAGTTTCGGTTTGAACAGCGTTGTTTGggttgtgttgatgtttttatatcGTCTGCTTCCTCTGAGCAGCGAAATTAGCTGAGAAAAACTAATAATAGTCTCATCAGCAAACTTGCTCATGGCAAATGATTTTGTCTGGCATTCCATAAACAATATTAGGCTTTAATTAGGGGGAAGcgaaatgcaacattttatctgtaaaataacttttcattcaaatgcacatcacacacaaaaaaaaaggaatctaCCAGCATgcataaaaacactttaaggaaaactgcattttttaattaaccCATATTTAGACCAAATACAATGTGCATTTGCCTCAACAACAGCACATTAAAATACAGTTCAATAACTAAATATCATTCtattaaaacatgcatattaatattcaaatacaaacaTCTACTCTGGTGAGTTGTaactgtacattacattacattacattacagctgtACACTGAAGAAGTATTAGCTCATACCTTCACACACTCATCGCAGTTCAATCCCGGCTGCAGAGCCTTTTCACCCCTTTTTCTGTCTTCAAATGGAAATGATTTCCATTGGCCCAAGGTGTCCATGTAAATAGGTGTAAATGAAACCAGATTATGCCTTCCTCACAGCCCCCTCCTCCCTTGGCAATTGTCATGTGATAGCAAAGAGGTGGCACAATAATGGAGCGCCTCTACAGGGGTCTCTTCTGCTCATGTCACTACATGAAACTATCAGATGGTTAGAGGAAGGCCATGGAGGCATCCACTTAGCTCGTCTTATCAAGGACGCCAAATGAAATCTATTCAGCTCTGCTAGCAGGACAAGCTGACTTACTTTGGCAGAGAGACTTACAGCAGCAGTCACTCCATAAATGTGCACAGCCTGCACACTGCAGAGGCTCAATTTTGGTTTTACGCACGACGCGCAGCTCCAGCATTGTCTGCATTGCAACTTTGGTCAAGGAATTAAGGGagactactttttttttattgctttttcttGAAGAATATCAAGGATGCCTCGTCCAGGGAGAAACACGTACAGCGACCAGAAGCCTCCTTACTCCTACATCTCCCTCACTGCCATGGCGATCCAGAGCTGCCCGGAGAAGATGCTGCCTCTCAGTGAAATTACAAGTTCATCATGGATCGATTCCCTTATTATAGAGAAAACACTCAGAGGTGGCAGAACTCCCTGCGACACAACCTGTCCTTCAACGACTGTTTCATTAAAATACCCCGACGTCCAGATCAGCCAGGCAAAGGCAGCTTCTGGGCTCTGCACCCCAGCTGTGGGGACATGTTTGAGAATGGAAGTTTCTTGAGGCGACGCAAAAGGTTCAAGCTGTTGACTTCGACTGATCATTTGGCCCCAAGCAAGCAGTCGGATGCTGCACATTACCTCCAACAACAAGCCAAACTGAGACTGAGTGCACTGGCAGCCACTGGCACGCATCTTCCCCAAATGTCAACTTACAACCTGGGAGTGTCCCAGTCCTCAACCTTCAAGCATCCATTTGCCATCGAGAACATCATTGCCAGAGAGTACAAGGTCCCTGGGAGCCTGGCCTTCTCCACCATGCAGTCCATGTCTGCTGGGTACCCACTCCACAACCAGCTGACTTCATGGCCCCACATGTACAGCTCCAGCATGATTGACACTGTGGCCCCTATCTCCATGGCAGGCAGCGACTACAGTCCTTATGGGATGCCTCTCAAGTCCCTGTGCCATGGGGGACAGTCCTTACCGACCATGCCTGTTCCAATCAAGCCAACACCGACTTCCATGGCTGGTTTCTCTGCATTACCTCCACACATTCCCACGTTTCTATCAAACTCTCCACAGTCTCTGAGCCCGACGTCCCCACAGACAGCGACCAGCCAAAGCAGCCCTTCCACCCCAAGTGAGACTCTGACCAGCCCGTCCACACTGCAGTCTGTGGCCGTGCACTGACCAGTCTGCAGGCCTCTTTATCAATCCCAAAGTTTATATTTTCTGTCGTCGGAAACTATCAAGGCGAGTTGCATATCGaattatttgtgtatgtgtggaaTGTGTCGCTTTAAAGTGTGTCAGTCCAAGCACAGAATCGCACATTTGctcttgaaaatataaattatttctatttttcagtttattgtGAAATGTGAGCCACagatggggattttttttttttttttttttttggcaccaTCATTGATCTGATTTGAAGTGCTTGCAATTTCCcgtgacagtttttttttttttaaagttgtataTCAAatagcaaaacttttgcaccgTTTCTGTGTGACCACTGTAATGTCAATGAAATTGCGAGGCAatggctgtgtgtttttgtttgctttttaatacTGGAATGATGGATAAGGGTATACCAAATAGGATTAGGATTTAGATTTGTTCTTACCatccctgtaaaaaaaaaaaaaaaaaaaaaaaaaaaaagaaagcaaaatgagTTATCATATCTTTTCGAACTGGAAAAGCAGTATGAGACGTCCTCAAAATGCAAGATGTGAATATTGCAAATAACTGATACTGAaatgttgtaaaatgcactttttagttttatgttttagaTATCTATTTTCCAGAAAATGTTCTGTGAagcatttaatttaaaaggcTGTGGTGACCATGTGTATCAGATGCTGtaaatttgtactttttgttttttaggtaaAAGCATGCATTCAAAAATTTGTGTTGgtactgttgttgttattgttgttgttttgtttttgtttgattcttttttttttgcaagcatGCGTGCTTTCGAAAGCTGTGCAAcgagttggaaaaaaaatggtcatcgaaatattttctcattaaaagtgaagtaaacaatcaaaaatgtttctATGGATTTAATCTAAGACGatgtcacattattattattattattattattattattattattattattattattattattattattattattattatattattattattattattattattattattattattcaattggAAACAAACTTTTTAGGAGATCATACATTATTTTTCTACATAAGAATAATaccttcaaataaaaataataataataacaataataataaataataatgataataataaaactctaataataataattacactttgatttgttgtgtttccagACCTGTATGGTTTCAGTGTTGAAGAGAAGCAGTGGGAGAGAAATGAATCGAGTCCATTAGGATGCATGGAGCTGGATGTCATGGTCACACAGCAGACAACCAACCATTCATCAAGCTGCTGGCTAAACACAATTAAGCCCAACAATCAACATTTAGCAAGCTGCACACAGTGTCCGAATTAATCTCGTTACATATCCAGCTTCAAAACTCTACATCGCAATTAAAAAGgctgatttttcattttttttcaaatggttcGATCTTATAATGTTTTCCTATTCAGGCAGATTTAATTCAacaggtttcaaaataaagaggGAGAAATATCTGcaacatctattttttttttattctattattcgATTTCTTTTTAggatagaataaataaataaccccTATAGAGAGCAGCAGCCTATTTCGGGgtattaaacaaatacattagaATTCCTTCACTTTATGCAATCGAGTAGATCAAATAAAGGCTCTCTGGCCACTTCATTCTCCCCATTCACTTGAATTGAAAGTGCAAAGAATAGCAAACTTAGACTGGGCCACCAATGTAGATTTAGCCTTTTTTCAGCGAGACAAAAAGACTGatttttcacaaacacattgcTGACTGGGGAACTAGGAAACGAGCTGCAAGACCCTTTTGGAATTTAAATCCACCCCTCCCCCATGGACTGTTTGGACAACagtgttagttttttttttcctcactttgtgcatttgtgtgtgcaacATTCATTCTGACTCTGGGTGATTAAATGTATTGACACTGCAACGGCAGATTACAAGGTTTAATTTTGaatcagattacatttttctggCTGGTCgttacaattacatttaaaccaCATTAACATATGGAACTTTTTTCATTGAGCACATTAAAGCAATGAATCCagccattgaaaaaaaaat
This is a stretch of genomic DNA from Anoplopoma fimbria isolate UVic2021 breed Golden Eagle Sablefish chromosome 19, Afim_UVic_2022, whole genome shotgun sequence. It encodes these proteins:
- the foxb1a gene encoding LOW QUALITY PROTEIN: forkhead box protein B1a (The sequence of the model RefSeq protein was modified relative to this genomic sequence to represent the inferred CDS: inserted 1 base in 1 codon); the protein is MPRPGRNTYSDQKPPYSYISLTAMAIQSCPEKMLPLSEXYKFIMDRFPYYRENTQRWQNSLRHNLSFNDCFIKIPRRPDQPGKGSFWALHPSCGDMFENGSFLRRRKRFKLLTSTDHLAPSKQSDAAHYLQQQAKLRLSALAATGTHLPQMSTYNLGVSQSSTFKHPFAIENIIAREYKVPGSLAFSTMQSMSAGYPLHNQLTSWPHMYSSSMIDTVAPISMAGSDYSPYGMPLKSLCHGGQSLPTMPVPIKPTPTSMAGFSALPPHIPTFLSNSPQSLSPTSPQTATSQSSPSTPSETLTSPSTLQSVAVH